A genome region from Sporosarcina sp. ANT_H38 includes the following:
- a CDS encoding DUF5412 domain-containing protein: MKILKGLLIVGLLFGALVGYGVYWAFFDMNRLPAGEYLTEETSPNGEYTLKAYVTNGGATTSYSVRGELVFNKKFNGTKNIYWNYREDTANIIWEDNNTVVINGHTLNVPNAKFDFRNQ, translated from the coding sequence ATGAAAATTTTAAAGGGATTACTAATAGTAGGTTTGTTATTTGGTGCATTGGTCGGGTATGGAGTTTATTGGGCATTCTTTGATATGAATAGGTTACCAGCAGGAGAATACCTCACTGAAGAGACATCACCTAATGGGGAATACACGTTAAAAGCATATGTCACTAATGGGGGGGCTACAACTTCGTACTCTGTTCGTGGTGAGTTGGTATTTAATAAAAAATTTAATGGAACTAAAAATATCTATTGGAATTATCGTGAAGATACTGCAAATATTATTTGGGAAGACAATAACACGGTGGTAATAAATGGACATACGTTAAATGTGCCAAATGCTAAATTTGATTTTAGAAATCAATGA
- a CDS encoding GNAT family N-acetyltransferase, giving the protein MNNNTVSTIKIRSLSIDDYKIVLNWSKDDTFCSANGWEKNRSEEELYRWWLHCINNDFEDFIRMGIELEERLVGYVDLACIKDNTAELGIAIGESALWGRGIGPNSILCMMDYAFKKLGITVFDAETHEENIRSRKMLEKIGFIEISRIGNEEYLGTENQLIQYRLSL; this is encoded by the coding sequence ATGAATAATAATACTGTAAGTACTATAAAAATTAGATCTTTAAGCATAGATGATTATAAGATTGTTTTAAATTGGAGTAAGGATGACACTTTTTGTTCAGCAAATGGATGGGAGAAAAATAGAAGTGAAGAAGAATTATATAGATGGTGGCTTCATTGTATAAATAATGATTTTGAAGATTTTATTCGAATGGGAATAGAATTGGAAGAAAGGTTAGTTGGTTATGTAGATTTAGCTTGTATTAAAGATAATACAGCTGAGTTAGGTATTGCAATTGGCGAGAGTGCGTTATGGGGGAGGGGAATTGGGCCTAATTCTATTTTATGTATGATGGATTACGCTTTTAAGAAGTTAGGAATTACAGTTTTTGATGCAGAAACCCACGAGGAGAATATTCGTTCACGAAAAATGCTTGAGAAAATAGGGTTTATAGAGATAAGTAGGATTGGCAATGAAGAATACTTAGGAACGGAAAATCAACTAATACAATATAGGTTATCTTTGTAA
- a CDS encoding GNAT family N-acetyltransferase, whose amino-acid sequence MKIIEQWNQEDSDYIRSKVIEHNMEQLPDELKTSRESISFVIKDDKGEVVGGITGDIFWHHMHIEFLWVDESVRKEGYGSILLEKIESLAKAKGCRLIHLDTFSFQAPEFYRKNGYEVFGVIEDHPKGFKQYFLQKRFDSK is encoded by the coding sequence ATGAAAATAATTGAACAATGGAATCAAGAGGATAGCGACTATATAAGAAGTAAAGTCATAGAGCATAATATGGAACAGCTCCCGGACGAACTTAAAACCTCGAGGGAAAGTATTAGCTTTGTTATAAAGGACGACAAAGGTGAAGTAGTGGGTGGAATTACTGGGGATATATTTTGGCACCATATGCATATTGAGTTTCTGTGGGTTGATGAAAGCGTTAGGAAGGAAGGGTACGGAAGTATTTTATTGGAAAAGATTGAAAGTCTTGCAAAGGCTAAAGGATGTAGGCTTATTCACTTAGATACATTCAGCTTTCAGGCGCCTGAGTTTTATCGGAAAAATGGCTATGAAGTTTTTGGAGTAATTGAAGATCATCCAAAGGGGTTTAAGCAATACTTTTTGCAGAAGAGATTCGATAGTAAGTAA
- a CDS encoding histidine phosphatase family protein, producing the protein MVTVGLIRHGITEWNELGKSQGVSDIPLNKKGKQQAIALANRLLLEEGWDLIVTSDLSRANETAQIIAAKLELPVCTYDDRIREINCGEIEGTTEKERIQKWGNNWRELDLGIEKFKDVSDRGYEFLEETLITYRDKRVLVVSHGALIGLTLQYLLPEKFPSTYIENTSITILNNIENKWTCTTYNCTKHLGG; encoded by the coding sequence ATGGTGACAGTGGGACTAATAAGGCATGGGATTACAGAATGGAATGAGCTCGGCAAATCGCAAGGGGTTTCTGATATTCCTTTAAATAAGAAAGGTAAACAGCAGGCAATTGCATTGGCAAATAGACTCCTATTGGAAGAAGGATGGGACTTGATTGTGACAAGTGACTTGTCGCGTGCCAATGAAACTGCACAGATAATCGCAGCTAAACTCGAATTGCCCGTTTGTACTTATGACGATCGTATCCGTGAAATTAACTGTGGCGAAATTGAAGGAACAACCGAGAAAGAAAGAATCCAAAAATGGGGAAATAATTGGAGAGAGTTGGATCTCGGTATAGAGAAATTTAAAGACGTATCGGATAGGGGATACGAATTTTTAGAAGAAACATTAATTACATATAGAGATAAGCGAGTGTTGGTAGTAAGCCACGGTGCTTTAATAGGTCTGACATTACAATATTTGCTGCCAGAAAAATTTCCAAGTACATACATTGAAAATACGTCAATAACTATTCTTAATAACATTGAAAATAAATGGACTTGTACTACTTACAATTGTACGAAACATTTAGGTGGTTAA
- a CDS encoding sigma-70 family RNA polymerase sigma factor, which produces MKSTDRNFIKRLQHQEEDALEFVVDIYLPIIKGITYKVLIPLKNEGVIEECINDIFLSIWNNSKKFNGDSTDFRKWISAIAKFKAIDYYRKASKEMEFSSDYMDLNADLSAEDELIMLEDRTELIQLINQLEPVEREIFIMKFFLGLKTEEISRKLGLTKASIDNRVYRGKKKLTKKVTTLELGESRV; this is translated from the coding sequence ATGAAGTCTACTGATAGGAATTTTATTAAGCGATTACAGCACCAAGAAGAAGACGCATTAGAATTTGTAGTGGATATCTATTTACCAATCATAAAAGGAATAACGTATAAGGTCCTTATTCCCCTTAAAAACGAGGGAGTCATAGAAGAATGTATCAATGATATTTTCCTTTCAATCTGGAACAATTCTAAAAAATTCAATGGAGATTCAACTGATTTCAGAAAGTGGATTTCTGCAATCGCCAAGTTTAAAGCGATTGATTATTACAGAAAGGCAAGTAAAGAGATGGAATTCTCGTCAGATTATATGGATTTGAATGCGGATTTATCTGCTGAAGATGAGTTAATTATGCTGGAAGACAGAACTGAATTGATACAACTAATCAATCAGTTAGAGCCTGTTGAACGAGAAATTTTTATCATGAAATTCTTTCTTGGTCTAAAAACGGAAGAGATATCAAGAAAACTCGGTTTGACTAAGGCTTCTATCGATAATCGCGTTTACAGAGGGAAAAAGAAACTAACTAAAAAAGTTACTACACTTGAGTTGGGAGAGAGTAGAGTATGA
- a CDS encoding DUF4179 domain-containing protein, whose translation MKDIYELLNDANVDDNEFEEMAVTESEKTKVKSVLKKAITKKKRVSWKMKSLAVAMTVGLSVTTLGLAFPASAGNIPIIGDIFRFLDNEKTGLYDNYKEYSTAMNMSQESRGIKVTINDAIFDGKTVAITYSIESEKDLGDDITTFGSPDIKGAKGMAGSSKISKVDDYHYVGLYRATPIDLAPIGKESVDIKWNLDSFIRPDTTEKVKGNWKFTFSLNATDSRVQLSNQSTEQNGVTVAIEKVSFTPMSFIVYYNQEVSKKVSDKWHGVDAELEIKDDLGNIYLGVNNGGSGKDSYNMSRSNTFEKLDPNASKLIITPRIRSYDSTNSGGVEFTKNGPKEILKPVKSGVGNEEFVMEDIVIELEK comes from the coding sequence ATGAAGGATATTTATGAATTATTGAACGACGCTAACGTAGACGACAATGAATTCGAGGAGATGGCGGTCACTGAATCTGAAAAGACTAAAGTTAAAAGTGTTCTCAAAAAGGCTATAACGAAGAAGAAAAGAGTCAGTTGGAAAATGAAGTCTCTGGCAGTCGCCATGACTGTGGGCTTATCAGTTACAACATTAGGATTAGCGTTTCCAGCTTCTGCAGGTAACATTCCTATCATCGGAGACATTTTCAGATTTTTGGATAATGAAAAAACAGGTCTTTACGATAACTATAAAGAATATTCCACCGCAATGAACATGTCACAGGAAAGCAGGGGCATCAAAGTGACGATTAATGATGCCATTTTTGACGGGAAAACAGTTGCAATCACCTATTCAATTGAAAGTGAGAAAGATTTGGGAGATGACATCACAACATTTGGTTCACCTGATATTAAAGGAGCTAAAGGTATGGCAGGAAGTTCCAAAATCTCTAAAGTGGATGATTATCATTATGTGGGCTTATATAGAGCTACACCTATTGACTTAGCCCCAATCGGAAAAGAATCAGTCGATATAAAATGGAATTTGGACAGTTTCATCCGACCAGACACTACGGAAAAGGTAAAAGGGAATTGGAAATTTACATTCTCACTAAATGCAACAGATAGCCGAGTACAATTAAGCAACCAGAGCACTGAACAAAATGGAGTTACAGTTGCTATTGAAAAAGTATCTTTCACACCAATGTCCTTTATCGTTTATTACAACCAAGAGGTTTCCAAGAAGGTAAGTGATAAATGGCATGGGGTCGATGCTGAATTGGAGATTAAAGACGACTTAGGAAATATATACCTTGGTGTAAATAATGGAGGATCAGGTAAAGATTCTTATAATATGAGTCGGAGTAATACATTCGAGAAATTAGACCCGAATGCATCGAAGCTTATTATAACTCCTCGTATCAGAAGTTATGATTCCACCAATTCTGGCGGAGTAGAATTTACGAAAAACGGACCCAAGGAAATTCTAAAACCAGTAAAGTCTGGTGTAGGGAACGAAGAGTTTGTCATGGAAGACATCGTTATTGAATTAGAAAAGTAA
- a CDS encoding NUDIX hydrolase codes for MVMPTHIVAVGGIVEDEYGNILLVKTHHGGWVFPGGQVEVGENLIDALSREIKEESGIDTDVSYLIGVYSNTGIHKGYDGVTDIPTKLMLDYVCKPVGGELCTSEETSDSRWVAKGEVLNMVIAPAIRTRYKAYLEFDGNVKYMEYKTEPTFEIKLNRTV; via the coding sequence ATGGTAATGCCAACACATATTGTAGCAGTAGGCGGTATCGTAGAAGATGAATATGGAAATATTCTTTTAGTAAAAACCCATCATGGTGGATGGGTATTTCCTGGGGGGCAAGTGGAGGTTGGAGAAAACTTAATCGATGCATTAAGTAGAGAAATTAAAGAGGAAAGTGGGATAGACACAGATGTATCTTACTTGATTGGAGTTTATTCAAATACAGGCATTCATAAAGGGTATGACGGCGTGACGGATATTCCTACCAAATTAATGTTAGACTATGTGTGCAAGCCTGTGGGTGGAGAATTGTGTACCTCTGAGGAGACATCAGATAGTCGCTGGGTTGCAAAGGGGGAAGTGCTTAATATGGTTATAGCACCAGCTATCCGTACAAGATATAAAGCTTACTTAGAATTTGATGGGAATGTAAAATATATGGAATATAAAACGGAACCCACGTTTGAGATAAAACTGAACAGGACTGTATAG
- a CDS encoding VOC family protein, whose product MKIDHLVVNVDRSVQEDPGFIKKVHSIGLPYEPKRGKGTKGFKVSNIWIGDEYFEFVRIETQDGGGWIQSWTEKYHSGHRGLIGFALEVDDIETTYQSLISQGINVTAPESLKFRWFFNLLSKSMPWKNSYLPEFEGVSFQFFLQQLENEKVKSYMQKHMVPNGKEKNINGISEVKIFGALTEGDKRIIKALFQDYDIQEGAITISLGSQTISFVESETESIEVLVDCTNEKYSAKRVEIENVLITNK is encoded by the coding sequence TTGAAGATTGATCATTTGGTTGTCAATGTAGATCGTTCTGTACAAGAAGATCCGGGTTTTATAAAAAAGGTTCACTCAATAGGTCTTCCATATGAACCAAAACGAGGAAAAGGAACAAAAGGATTTAAGGTTTCAAATATATGGATCGGGGACGAGTATTTTGAATTTGTAAGAATCGAGACACAAGATGGCGGAGGATGGATACAAAGTTGGACTGAGAAATATCATAGTGGACATAGGGGCCTGATAGGTTTCGCTTTAGAAGTAGATGACATCGAGACGACGTATCAGAGTCTTATCAGCCAGGGGATTAATGTTACAGCTCCAGAATCGTTGAAGTTTAGGTGGTTTTTTAATCTTCTCAGCAAATCAATGCCATGGAAGAATTCATATTTACCTGAATTTGAGGGTGTTTCTTTTCAATTCTTTTTACAACAACTTGAAAATGAAAAGGTTAAATCGTACATGCAAAAGCATATGGTTCCGAATGGGAAAGAAAAAAACATTAATGGAATATCAGAAGTGAAGATATTTGGTGCATTGACTGAAGGTGATAAACGTATTATCAAAGCCCTTTTTCAGGATTATGACATTCAAGAAGGAGCAATAACTATTTCACTTGGCAGCCAAACTATTTCTTTTGTGGAATCAGAAACAGAATCGATTGAAGTGCTAGTAGATTGTACTAATGAAAAGTATTCAGCAAAACGTGTTGAGATAGAAAACGTACTTATTACGAATAAGTAA
- a CDS encoding alpha/beta hydrolase: protein MEKVKVKHFNYNLYKSSVTSKSALTVIFYHGWGASADSYKDVAEEIAKEGHTVIVPEIIYHDTRNSLENHFEKATLETYFWKTIIETIEEFNDFFGALKILKENTILLGSSMGGFIANGIFATQANIGGLANINGSGSFLVSERIFREIDNRPDIPLELEMILKKVDPIGRKNRDSPVLLIHGDSDKTVPIDGQKNYYNYLTENEGRKDIELLIYKDVNHQFTTEMLQDLITWLKMRIR from the coding sequence ATGGAGAAAGTAAAGGTTAAGCACTTTAACTATAATTTGTACAAATCCTCAGTCACTAGTAAAAGTGCATTAACGGTAATCTTTTACCATGGCTGGGGGGCTAGTGCTGATAGCTACAAAGATGTGGCTGAAGAGATTGCAAAAGAGGGACATACCGTAATAGTTCCAGAAATCATTTACCATGATACAAGAAATTCTCTAGAAAATCATTTTGAGAAAGCAACGTTGGAAACGTATTTTTGGAAAACAATTATTGAGACTATCGAAGAGTTTAATGATTTTTTTGGTGCATTAAAGATTTTAAAGGAAAATACAATACTCTTAGGCAGTTCTATGGGTGGTTTTATTGCTAATGGTATTTTTGCAACGCAAGCGAATATAGGCGGTTTAGCAAATATTAACGGATCAGGGTCATTTTTAGTGTCAGAAAGAATCTTTAGGGAGATCGATAATCGACCAGATATACCACTGGAACTAGAAATGATTTTGAAAAAGGTTGATCCCATTGGGCGGAAGAACCGTGATTCACCTGTACTTCTTATACATGGTGATTCGGATAAAACTGTTCCTATTGATGGTCAAAAAAATTACTATAACTACCTAACAGAAAATGAAGGAAGAAAAGATATTGAGCTATTAATATACAAGGATGTTAATCACCAGTTTACTACTGAAATGTTGCAAGACTTGATTACATGGTTAAAAATGCGAATTAGATAG
- a CDS encoding FAD-binding oxidoreductase, whose product MTISTENIVEALKDVLKDEQVSINVTVRELHGRDESYHTASLPDIVVFPESTEDVSKVMIVSKEYQMPVIPFGLGSSLEGHVIPSKGGITIDFSLMSKILEVRENDFLVKVQPGVTRTQLNKELKKYGLFFSVDPGADATLGGMAATNASGTTTVKYGVMRDQVRDLEVVMADGTVIHTGNMAAKSASGLHLNGLFVGSEGTLGCFTELTLRVYGIPEHVAAARASFPTVNDAVEAVVSILQAGIPIARVELVDEPSIKQANLYSETNYKEKPTLFLEFHGNEAGLKQDVDFTTEIVKDHHCEDIEFETDNAGRNRLWEARHNLAYAFIHGYPGKKMMVTDVCLPISELAGAVEHARETVESLGMTGGIVGHVGDGNFHVLLMMDMNDAEELAKADELNGRIVMYALERGGTCTGEHGVGIGKQKYQEQEHGAALLIMEKIKKALDPDNLLNPNKIVKLN is encoded by the coding sequence GTGACAATATCTACAGAAAATATAGTTGAAGCCTTAAAAGATGTGCTCAAGGATGAACAGGTCTCCATCAACGTAACTGTAAGAGAGCTTCACGGCAGAGATGAATCCTATCACACGGCAAGTCTTCCGGACATTGTTGTTTTCCCAGAATCGACTGAAGATGTCAGTAAAGTAATGATAGTATCGAAAGAATACCAGATGCCGGTCATCCCTTTCGGTCTTGGTTCAAGCTTGGAAGGACATGTAATCCCTTCTAAGGGAGGAATCACGATTGATTTTTCACTTATGAGTAAAATCCTAGAAGTACGAGAGAATGATTTTCTAGTAAAAGTACAGCCTGGCGTAACCCGCACACAGTTAAATAAAGAACTGAAAAAGTACGGGCTGTTTTTCTCTGTCGATCCTGGAGCCGATGCAACACTAGGCGGAATGGCAGCCACAAATGCGAGTGGAACAACTACCGTCAAATACGGCGTCATGCGTGATCAAGTCCGCGATTTGGAAGTTGTAATGGCAGATGGAACTGTCATTCACACGGGCAATATGGCTGCAAAATCTGCATCTGGCCTTCATCTGAACGGTCTTTTCGTTGGCTCAGAGGGTACACTTGGCTGTTTTACAGAATTAACACTTCGTGTATACGGCATTCCAGAGCACGTCGCAGCTGCAAGGGCTTCCTTCCCTACCGTCAATGATGCAGTGGAAGCCGTCGTGTCCATTTTACAAGCCGGTATTCCGATTGCACGAGTTGAATTGGTCGATGAACCCTCTATAAAACAGGCAAATCTATACAGTGAAACCAACTATAAAGAAAAACCGACGCTGTTCTTAGAATTCCATGGGAATGAAGCCGGATTGAAACAAGATGTTGATTTCACAACAGAAATTGTTAAAGACCATCATTGTGAAGACATCGAATTCGAAACAGACAACGCCGGACGCAACAGACTTTGGGAGGCGCGACATAATTTAGCTTATGCCTTTATCCACGGCTATCCCGGGAAAAAGATGATGGTAACGGACGTTTGTCTCCCTATTTCAGAGTTAGCAGGTGCGGTTGAACATGCTCGCGAAACCGTTGAATCCCTTGGAATGACAGGCGGAATCGTCGGTCACGTAGGCGATGGTAACTTCCATGTTTTGCTGATGATGGACATGAACGATGCCGAAGAACTTGCAAAAGCCGATGAGTTGAATGGAAGAATCGTCATGTATGCACTCGAGCGTGGCGGCACATGCACTGGAGAACACGGCGTCGGCATTGGTAAACAAAAATACCAGGAACAAGAGCACGGCGCGGCACTTCTCATTATGGAAAAAATAAAAAAAGCACTAGATCCAGACAATTTATTGAATCCGAATAAAATCGTGAAACTCAACTAA
- a CDS encoding DHHA1 domain-containing protein, with amino-acid sequence MLKDRLYYADPYCKLFTSQVIKAAQDTEGNPYVVLDNTAFYPTGGGQPHDSGTLNGIEVLTVEELDDEIRHTLAESLGSVTEVEGVLDWGRRFDHMQQHAGQHILSAAFVELFEFPTVSFHLGKEIVSIDLDVEEVSQEQLDAVEKLANGIILENRLIEITWVTEDELHHYPLRKQLAVTDEIRLVIIPDFDYNGCGGTHPSTTGQVGTLKILSTEKHRGKVRVHFVCGGRVLQQLQRKNQELAETSTLLSAPSDGVTDAVQKLLETNHSLEKSLADAQEALLEFEAKALLNQQEQGIVKAFFTDRTVQQLQKLARLLVAEAEEIIVLLVAESTNRLQFVAARGASVETSMKQVSSVTLPFINGKGGGNDAFVQGGGERLVSAEELLALMVGSCGKD; translated from the coding sequence ATGTTAAAAGATCGTTTATATTATGCAGATCCATACTGTAAATTGTTTACGAGCCAGGTTATTAAAGCAGCACAAGATACAGAAGGAAATCCATATGTCGTGTTAGACAATACAGCCTTTTATCCGACAGGCGGTGGTCAGCCGCATGATTCAGGAACATTGAATGGTATTGAGGTACTCACTGTGGAGGAATTGGACGATGAAATTCGTCATACCCTGGCTGAAAGTCTCGGTTCTGTAACGGAAGTGGAGGGTGTTCTCGATTGGGGACGACGCTTTGATCATATGCAACAGCATGCAGGTCAACATATTTTGTCAGCTGCATTTGTTGAATTGTTCGAATTTCCGACAGTAAGTTTCCATTTAGGAAAAGAAATTGTGTCAATTGATTTGGACGTGGAGGAAGTTTCTCAAGAACAATTGGACGCGGTGGAAAAATTAGCGAATGGTATTATTTTAGAAAATAGACTTATAGAAATAACATGGGTAACTGAAGATGAACTTCACCACTACCCCCTTCGCAAGCAATTGGCAGTGACAGATGAAATCCGACTTGTCATTATCCCTGATTTTGACTACAACGGCTGTGGCGGTACACATCCAAGTACAACGGGACAAGTAGGTACACTGAAGATTTTATCGACGGAGAAGCATCGCGGAAAAGTGCGTGTACATTTCGTTTGCGGTGGACGTGTGTTACAACAATTACAACGAAAAAACCAGGAGTTGGCAGAGACATCCACATTATTAAGTGCACCGAGCGATGGTGTTACGGATGCGGTACAAAAGTTATTAGAAACGAATCATTCACTTGAGAAATCGTTGGCAGATGCGCAAGAAGCACTGTTAGAATTTGAGGCAAAAGCATTATTGAACCAACAGGAACAAGGTATTGTAAAAGCATTCTTTACAGATAGGACTGTTCAACAATTACAGAAACTTGCCCGACTTCTTGTGGCTGAAGCAGAAGAAATAATTGTCCTTCTAGTTGCCGAAAGTACTAATCGATTACAATTTGTCGCGGCTCGTGGTGCTTCCGTTGAAACAAGTATGAAGCAAGTTTCATCCGTTACACTTCCCTTCATCAACGGTAAAGGCGGCGGGAATGATGCGTTTGTCCAAGGTGGCGGTGAACGCTTGGTATCCGCAGAGGAGTTGCTGGCTTTGATGGTAGGCTCATGCGGTAAAGACTGA
- a CDS encoding purine-nucleoside phosphorylase, producing MHKTEEILEAKNYILSKTKEIPEIGIILGSGLGGLADELEGGVVIPYEDIPFFSKSAAVGHANELVIGRLEGKTVVAMKGRYHFYEGYSLDEVTFPVRVMKALGIEKLIITNACGAVNTDFNPGELMLITDHLNLVGINPLIGKNNDDLGTRFPDVSEVYNKEMRQTALQVARENDITLREGVYGWWSGPIYETPAEIRMIRVLGADAIGMSTVPEAVVAIHSGLKVLGISCLTNMACGILDEPLSHDDVIKVAAQSRSAFVLLIKNVLKAI from the coding sequence ATGCATAAAACAGAAGAAATTTTAGAAGCAAAAAATTACATTCTAAGTAAAACAAAAGAGATCCCCGAAATAGGGATTATCCTAGGTTCTGGACTCGGCGGCCTCGCTGACGAACTAGAAGGCGGCGTTGTCATTCCATACGAGGATATTCCTTTTTTCTCGAAATCAGCTGCAGTTGGTCACGCAAATGAATTAGTTATCGGTCGTTTAGAAGGAAAAACAGTCGTGGCTATGAAAGGACGTTACCACTTCTACGAAGGATATTCGTTAGATGAAGTTACTTTCCCTGTTAGGGTCATGAAAGCATTAGGTATAGAGAAACTAATTATCACGAACGCATGTGGAGCGGTAAATACTGATTTTAACCCAGGCGAATTAATGCTAATTACAGATCACCTTAACTTAGTTGGCATAAATCCATTAATCGGTAAAAACAACGATGATTTGGGAACTCGTTTCCCAGACGTTTCTGAGGTTTATAATAAAGAAATGAGACAAACGGCATTACAAGTTGCACGTGAGAATGACATTACATTAAGAGAAGGCGTCTACGGTTGGTGGAGTGGTCCTATTTATGAAACTCCCGCTGAAATTCGAATGATTCGCGTTTTAGGTGCAGATGCAATTGGTATGTCAACAGTGCCTGAAGCAGTTGTCGCTATTCACTCGGGACTTAAGGTATTAGGAATATCTTGCTTAACAAATATGGCATGTGGCATTCTAGACGAACCATTAAGTCATGATGATGTCATTAAAGTTGCTGCTCAATCTCGAAGTGCATTTGTACTGTTAATTAAAAATGTCTTGAAAGCTATCTAA
- a CDS encoding short chain dehydrogenase: protein MKILVVGASGTIGNAVTKELEKNHEVIRAGRNGADVTVDITSVESIKKMYEKVGKVDAVINAAGRAHFDAVTDMTPELNEVGIDSKLKGQVNLVLLGFDNMNDGGSFTLTTGIMMDDPIAKGASAALANGGVRAFVKAAAIEMPRGIRINSVSPNVLQESIHKFGTLFQGFDAVPVKRVVLAFEKSVFGLQTGQNFEVY, encoded by the coding sequence ATTAAAATACTTGTCGTAGGTGCAAGTGGAACGATTGGCAATGCGGTTACTAAAGAATTAGAGAAAAATCACGAGGTTATCCGCGCGGGACGCAATGGTGCTGATGTAACTGTGGATATTACGTCAGTAGAGAGCATTAAAAAGATGTATGAAAAGGTCGGAAAAGTTGACGCGGTGATTAACGCAGCAGGCCGTGCTCATTTTGACGCAGTTACGGATATGACACCGGAGTTGAATGAAGTGGGGATTGATAGCAAACTGAAAGGGCAAGTCAATCTAGTGCTTTTAGGATTTGATAATATGAATGATGGTGGAAGTTTCACGTTAACAACGGGGATAATGATGGATGATCCAATTGCGAAAGGAGCTTCGGCGGCTCTGGCAAATGGCGGCGTCAGAGCATTTGTTAAAGCTGCTGCTATTGAAATGCCAAGAGGAATTCGCATTAATAGCGTAAGTCCAAATGTATTGCAAGAGTCGATACACAAGTTTGGCACCCTTTTCCAAGGGTTCGATGCAGTGCCTGTAAAACGTGTAGTTCTCGCTTTTGAAAAAAGTGTCTTTGGCTTACAAACGGGTCAGAATTTTGAAGTCTACTAG